GCACTGCTGTTGGTCGTCTGTTTCGCGCCGATCGCGATCTTGCGCTCGGTCGCCTTCTCCGAGGTCGTGGCCATGGAGGCGTTCTCGAGTGCGCGCTCGATGGCGATGGCGCGCCTTGGCGGGTTAGCTGATCAGGGGTACATGGCCCAAATGGTGCTCGCGGCTCCCTGGGCAAAGGAGCGAGCATCGACGCCCCCACAGTACCAGGGGCATCCGGTGCCCACTGCGATCGCCGAACTCGCCAAGCGGGACCCCTGGGTCGATGAGTTTCTCAACGGTTACAAGCGCAAAGGAGGAGGGAGTTGACACCACACCACACTGGTGAGGACCGAAGTGAGCTGGTCTACTTTGGGACGCCAGCCTCGGGCACGCGGATGCTGGGCCTCTCCATCGCCACCGTGGCAAAGATCGCCTCGGTGGTGTTGGGAGCGATGGCCGTTATCGGCCTTGCCAGCGGGGTTGCGCGCCTCGTGATTGGGATCGTGCTGCTTGTAGCGCTGCTCGCGTCACTCTGGGCGACGATGGTAGTACATGTGCACCCACTCGCGTGGGTCAAGATGTGGCTTAGCTCCCGATTGGCTCGGCGATCGCGGGGTGTGGTCTTAGAGGGGCAGCTCCTGATGAGCCGGGGTACGCGTCAGTTGGTCGGTGGACTCTATGTCCTGGGGGAGACGCCTACCTTGTCGCTGCGCGCGCAACGAGATGAGGCGAGCGCATGGTCCGAGCTCTTGAATGAGGCGTCCAATCGATTGATCAGCCATGGGGAAGTGGTCGTGCGTAGCGCTATTTTGCCCCAAACGCTCGTTGAGGACCTCAGGAGCTGTTCGGCAGCCTATCGTGCGCTCGCACTTGGAAGCTACCAGATCGCCACCACGATGTTGGTGGTGGCTCCCCCCGGAGCGCCGAGGGCGCGACGGGTCGCGATGGCGCGAGCGATCACAGGCTTGGCAGCGCTTGGGCACTCCGATCGTCTCACCCTCGTGGCGCCCGAGGTGCCGAGCCAGCTTATCGACGATGCCTGTGGCAATCTGAGCGCGGCCTTCTCGACCGATGGCACCACGATGGATGAGCGTGTTGACATGCTCATCGGTGCCGAGTTCGCGGCATCGATGCATGTGGTGACCGGTTGGCCCGGCCGTAGTATCGATCCACGGATGCTGCTGGCGCTCTTTGGGCCGGGACCTCCGAGCCGGGTGGTCTCGATCATCATCAGGCCGATCGAAACTGCTCGTGCCCAGCGACACGTGGCTCGGCATCGAACGGAGATGGTGGCCGACCGTCGGCTTCGCCGCGAGCGTGGGTATCTGGATCGAGCCCGAGACGACTATCGGGAGGCGACGGCCCAGACGCAAGAGGAGGATCTCTTGGCTGGTTATCGGCTCTGTCGTTATCAGCTCATCGTGGCACTGTTGGCGCCGAGTCCCAGTCAACTGGTGGCGAGCCGTACCGCGCTCGAAACGCTGGCCTCCAGCGCTCAGTTGCGGCTCAAAGTTGGCCTTGGCGAGCAACGCGCACTTTTCGAGCGGGCGTTGCTTGGAGTGAATGGATGGAGCTGAGCTATCAGGATACCACGCGAACGCTGGGTTGGTTGCCGCTGCTGGCGTCGAGTCCGCTTCCGCCGACGCGCGTTCGCCCGGTGGGCCCCTCTCAGCTCGGTGGGGTGCTGTGTTTCGATCCGTTTGAGCTCTATCGTGTCGGTTATCTCACCAGCCCCAACCTGTTGGTTTTGGGTGAGATCGGAAGGGGCAAGAGCGCCTTTGTGAAGACCCTGTTGGTGCGTGAGCCATCGGCAACCTCATCGATACTGATCCTTGACCCTAAGGGGGAGTACCAGTCGGCCGCCGAGGTGCTCGGAGCTCATCGGTTGACCCTGGCCGAAGGGACGGGACTCGACCCGTTTGCCGGCGTCGACGGCTCCAGGCGTATCCTTGGTGGGGTTATGGTGAGCCTGTTTCGGGTGCTCTATGATCGTTCGCCGTTGCCGCTCGAATATCGTCTCCTTCACGAGCTCGTCGACGCCTTGCTTGACGCACCAGCTTCCATCACCCTTGGCCGCCTCGTCGAGCTCGTCGAGGTCCATCGATCAGGTGCACACGTGGACCCGGAGAGCATCCGGCTTCGTCGCGAACTCCACGCTCAGCTCATGCGTCTCATCGACGGCGACCTCGCAGGGATCTTTGGTGTAACTGGTGCAGGGGTCGCCCTCGAGCGTCGGGTCGTCGTCGATCTACGATCGCTCGGGGATCGCCGACTCACCGGTTTTGCGATCAGCTGTCTCCTGAGGGCTCGCATCGCCCAGTTCGCCCGGTCCGAGGTCGGATCCGGCTTTGTGGTCATCGACGAGGCCTGGTCGGTGCTTCAACACAGCGACTCGGTGCGCGAGATGCGTGAGTTGTTCAAACTGGCACGAAGCTATGGAG
The Ferrimicrobium sp. genome window above contains:
- a CDS encoding ATP-binding protein yields the protein MELSYQDTTRTLGWLPLLASSPLPPTRVRPVGPSQLGGVLCFDPFELYRVGYLTSPNLLVLGEIGRGKSAFVKTLLVREPSATSSILILDPKGEYQSAAEVLGAHRLTLAEGTGLDPFAGVDGSRRILGGVMVSLFRVLYDRSPLPLEYRLLHELVDALLDAPASITLGRLVELVEVHRSGAHVDPESIRLRRELHAQLMRLIDGDLAGIFGVTGAGVALERRVVVDLRSLGDRRLTGFAISCLLRARIAQFARSEVGSGFVVIDEAWSVLQHSDSVREMRELFKLARSYGASVIAVTHRLSDLDAESAELVKDVETRVIFRQPREELDHIATMLGLPRALTECIATLGRGEALWSIGTHQFLVTHRLIDGEHELVDTDRAMRA